In Oryza sativa Japonica Group chromosome 2, ASM3414082v1, the following are encoded in one genomic region:
- the LOC4328448 gene encoding cation-transporting ATPase HMA5-like isoform X1 — MAHLQLTPLAAGGGRGGADEMEEVALLGPESYDEEAAAAPGPEEEEGMRRVQVRVTGMTCSACTAAVEAAVSARRGVGGVAVSLLQSRARVVFDPALAKEEDIIEAIEDAGFEAELLPDSTVSQPKLQNTLSGQFRIGGMTCAACVNSVEGILKKLPGVKRAVVALATSLGEVEYDPSVISKDEIVQAIEDAGFEAALLQSSEQDKVLLGLMGLHTEVDVDILHDILKKMEGLRQFNVNLVLSEAEIVFDPEVVGLRSIVDTIEMESSGRLKAHVQNPYIRAASNDAQEASKMLHLLCSSLFLSIPVFFIRMVCPRIHFTRSLLLMHLGPFYIGDLLKWILVSIVQFGVGKRFYVAAYRALRHGSTNMDVLVVLGTTASYVYSVCALLYGAFTGFHPPKYFETSAMIITFVLFGKYLEVLAKGRTSDAIKKLVELVPATALLLLKDKEGKYAAEKEIDASLIQPGDVLKVLPGSKVPADGTVVWGTSHVDESMVTGESAPISKEVSSIVIGGTMNLHGILHIQATKVGSGTVLSQIISLVETAQMSKAPIQKFADYVAGIFVPIVVTLSLVTFIAWFLCGSLGAYPNSWVDETSNCFVFSLMFSISVVVIACPCALGLATPTAVMVATGVGANHGVLVKGGDALERAQNVKYVIFDKTGTLTQGKATVTSTKVFSGIDLGDFLTLVASAEASSEHPLAKAILDYAFHFHFFGKLPSSKDDIKKRKQQILSQWLLEVAEFSALPGKGVQCLINGKKILVGNRTLITENGINIPEEAESFLVDLELNAKTGVLVAYDSELIGSIGMTDPLKREAVVVVEGLKKMGIYPVMVTGDNWRTAQAVAKEVGIEDVRAEVMPAGKADVVRSLQKDGSVVAMVGDGINDSPALAAADVGMAIGAGTDIAIEAADYVLVRNNLEDVITAIDLSRKTFSRIRWNYFFAMAYNIIAIPVAAGALFPFTGLQMPPWLAGACMAFSSVSVVCSSLWLRRYRKPRLTTLLQITVE; from the exons ATGGCCCATCTCCAGCtcacgccgctcgccgccggcggcggccgcggcggcgccgacgagatGGAGGAGGTCGCGCTGCTCGGCCCCGAATcctacgacgaggaggcggcggcggcgccggggccggaggaggaggaggggatgcgGCGGGTGCAGGTGCGGGTCACGGGCATGACGTGCTCCGcctgcaccgccgccgtcgaggccgccgtctccgcccgcCGTGGCGTGGGCGGGGTCGCCGTCTCGCTCCTCCAGAGCCGCGCCCGCGTCGTCTTCGACCCCGCGCTCGCCAAG GAAGAAGACATCATAGAAGCAATAGAAGATGCTGGATTCGAGGCAGAACTACTCCCGGACTCTACTGTTTCTCAGCCCAAGCTGCAGAACACTTTATCTGGACAATTTAGGATAGGGGGGATGACATGCGCTGCATGTGTGAATTCTGTTGAGGGTATCTTGAAGAAATTGCCTGGTGTTAAAAGAGCTGTTGTTGCATTAGCGACCTCATTAGGGGAAGTTGAATACGATCCTTCTGTCATCAGCAAAGATGAAATTGTTCAGGCTATTGAGGATGCTGGTTTTGAAGCTGCACTGTTACAAAGTAGTGAACAAGACAAGGTTTTGCTAGGCTTAATGGGATTGCATACTGAGGTAGATGTAGATATATTGCATGATATcctaaaaaaaatggaaggCTTGCGTCAGTTCAACGTAAATTTGGTACTCTCGGAAGCTGAAATTGTATTTGATCCAGAAGTTGTTGGTTTGAGGTCAATTGTGGATACCATCGAGATGGAAAGCAGTGGCAGACTGAAAGCCCATGTACAGAATCCTTACATACGGGCTGCTTCAAATGATGCACAGGAGGCCTCCAAAATGCTTCATCTTCTTTGCTCTAGCTTATTCCTAAGC ATTCCTGTATTTTTTATTCGCATGGTATGCCCTCGCATACACTTCACTCGTTCCCTCCTACTCATGCACTTGGGACCATTTTATATAGGAGACTTGTTGAAGTGGATACTGGTGAGTATAGTACAGTTTGGTGTTGGCAAACGATTCTATGTTGCAGCCTATAGGGCCCTGAGACATGGCTCTACAAATATGGATGTACTAGTTGTTCTTGGCACCACTGCATCATACGTCTACTCTGTATGTGCGCTTCTTTATGGTGCATTCACTGGATTTCATCCCCCGAAATATTTTGAGACAAGTGCCATGATAATCACATTTGTGCTATTTGGGAAATATCTTGAGGTGCTTGCtaaaggcagaacatcagacgCTATTAAGAAGCTTGTAGAGCTGGTCCCTGCTACAGCACTTTTGCTTCTGAAAGACAAAG AAGGAAAGTATGCTGCAGAGAAGGAGATTGATGCATCCTTAATCCAACCTGGAGATGTCTTGAAAGTGCTCCCAGGTTCCAAGGTACCTGCTGATGGTACTGTTGTTTGGGGTACAAGTCATGTTGATGAGAGTATGGTAACTGGTGAATCTGCACCTATCTCCAAGGAAGTATCCAGTATAGTAATTGGAGGCACAATGAATTTACATGGAATCCTCCATATACAAGCAACTAAAGTAGGATCAGGGACAGTCTTGAGCCAGATAATCTCTCTTGTTGAAACTGCCCAGATGTCTAAGGCTCCTATTCAGAAGTTCGCTGATTAT GTGGCTGGCATTTTTGTTCCAATAGTTGTCACCTTGTCCTTGGTTACGTTCATTGCATG GTTTCTTTGCGGATCGTTGGGAGCATACCCAAATTCATGGGTTGATGAAACTAGCAATTGCTTTGTCTTCTCTCTCATGTTCTCCATCTCTGTTGTGGTGATAGCCTGCCCATGTGCTCTTGGTCTGGCAACGCCAACTGCTGTCATGGTAGCAACTGGAGTTGGGGCTAATCATGGGGTACTTGTAAAGGGTGGAGATGCACTGGAGAGGGCTCAGAATGTGAAATATGTTATATTTGATAAAACTGGGACACTGACACAAGGAAAGGCTACCGTAACATCGACGAAGGTATTCTCAGGAATTGATCTTGGAGACTTCCTTACTTTGGTAGCATCTGCAGAG GCAAGCAGTGAACATCCACTTGCAAAAGCTATATTGGATTACGCATTTCATTTCCATTTCTTTGGCAAACTCCCCTCATCAAAAGATGAcatcaagaaaagaaaacaacagaTATTATCCCAGTGGCTTCTGGAAGTAGCAGAATTTTCTGCCTTGCCTGGCAAAGGGGTTCAGTGTTTGATCAATGGGAAAAAAATCTTG GTGGGAAATCGTACTTTGATAACTGAAAATGGGATAAATATTCCTGAAGAAGCTGAAAGTTTCTTGGTAGACCTCGAACTGAACGCGAAGACAGGAGTTCTTGTAGCATATGACAGCGAACTCATTGGCTCAATTGGAATGACTGATCCCTTGAAAAGGGAGGCTGTTGTAGTTGTTGAAGGCCTAAAAAAGATGGGCATCTATCCAGTAATGGTTACAGGGGACAACTGGAGGACTGCACAAGCAGTTGCAAAGGAG GTTGGCATTGAGGATGTTAGAGCTGAGGTTATGCCTGCGGGAAAAGCTGATGTCGTACGTTCTCTCCAAAAGGATGGGAGTGTCGTTGCAATGGTTGGGGATGGCATCAATGACTCCCCAGCCCTAGCAGCAGCTGACGTCGGAATGGCCATTGGTGCAGGAACAGACATTGCAATTGAAGCAGCGGACTATGTGCTGGTGCGAAACAACCTTGAAGATGTCATCACAGCAATTGACCTCTCAAGGAAGACGTTCAGCCGAATCCGATGGAACTACTTCTTTGCCATGGCGTACAACATCATCGCTATCCCGGTTGCTGCTGGAGCACTCTTCCCATTCACCGGCCTCCAAATGCCACCTTGGCTGGCTGGTGCTTGCATGGCGTTCTCATCTGTTAGTGTAGTATGTTCCTCTCTGTGGTTGAGGAGATACAGAAAACCAAGGCTCACAACCCTGTTACAAATAACTGTAGAGTGA
- the LOC4328448 gene encoding cation-transporting ATPase HMA5-like isoform X2 translates to MAHLQLTPLAAGGGRGGADEMEEVALLGPESYDEEAAAAPGPEEEEGMRRVQVRVTGMTCSACTAAVEAAVSARRGVGGVAVSLLQSRARVVFDPALAKEEDIIEAIEDAGFEAELLPDSTVSQPKLQNTLSGQFRIGGMTCAACVNSVEGILKKLPGVKRAVVALATSLGEVEYDPSVISKDEIVQAIEDAGFEAALLQSSEQDKVLLGLMGLHTEVDVDILHDILKKMEGLRQFNVNLVLSEAEIVFDPEVVGLRSIVDTIEMESSGRLKAHVQNPYIRAASNDAQEASKMLHLLCSSLFLSIPVFFIRMVCPRIHFTRSLLLMHLGPFYIGDLLKWILVSIVQFGVGKRFYVAAYRALRHGSTNMDVLVVLGTTASYVYSVCALLYGAFTGFHPPKYFETSAMIITFVLFGKYLEVLAKGRTSDAIKKLVELVPATALLLLKDKGKYAAEKEIDASLIQPGDVLKVLPGSKVPADGTVVWGTSHVDESMVTGESAPISKEVSSIVIGGTMNLHGILHIQATKVGSGTVLSQIISLVETAQMSKAPIQKFADYVAGIFVPIVVTLSLVTFIAWFLCGSLGAYPNSWVDETSNCFVFSLMFSISVVVIACPCALGLATPTAVMVATGVGANHGVLVKGGDALERAQNVKYVIFDKTGTLTQGKATVTSTKVFSGIDLGDFLTLVASAEASSEHPLAKAILDYAFHFHFFGKLPSSKDDIKKRKQQILSQWLLEVAEFSALPGKGVQCLINGKKILVGNRTLITENGINIPEEAESFLVDLELNAKTGVLVAYDSELIGSIGMTDPLKREAVVVVEGLKKMGIYPVMVTGDNWRTAQAVAKEVGIEDVRAEVMPAGKADVVRSLQKDGSVVAMVGDGINDSPALAAADVGMAIGAGTDIAIEAADYVLVRNNLEDVITAIDLSRKTFSRIRWNYFFAMAYNIIAIPVAAGALFPFTGLQMPPWLAGACMAFSSVSVVCSSLWLRRYRKPRLTTLLQITVE, encoded by the exons ATGGCCCATCTCCAGCtcacgccgctcgccgccggcggcggccgcggcggcgccgacgagatGGAGGAGGTCGCGCTGCTCGGCCCCGAATcctacgacgaggaggcggcggcggcgccggggccggaggaggaggaggggatgcgGCGGGTGCAGGTGCGGGTCACGGGCATGACGTGCTCCGcctgcaccgccgccgtcgaggccgccgtctccgcccgcCGTGGCGTGGGCGGGGTCGCCGTCTCGCTCCTCCAGAGCCGCGCCCGCGTCGTCTTCGACCCCGCGCTCGCCAAG GAAGAAGACATCATAGAAGCAATAGAAGATGCTGGATTCGAGGCAGAACTACTCCCGGACTCTACTGTTTCTCAGCCCAAGCTGCAGAACACTTTATCTGGACAATTTAGGATAGGGGGGATGACATGCGCTGCATGTGTGAATTCTGTTGAGGGTATCTTGAAGAAATTGCCTGGTGTTAAAAGAGCTGTTGTTGCATTAGCGACCTCATTAGGGGAAGTTGAATACGATCCTTCTGTCATCAGCAAAGATGAAATTGTTCAGGCTATTGAGGATGCTGGTTTTGAAGCTGCACTGTTACAAAGTAGTGAACAAGACAAGGTTTTGCTAGGCTTAATGGGATTGCATACTGAGGTAGATGTAGATATATTGCATGATATcctaaaaaaaatggaaggCTTGCGTCAGTTCAACGTAAATTTGGTACTCTCGGAAGCTGAAATTGTATTTGATCCAGAAGTTGTTGGTTTGAGGTCAATTGTGGATACCATCGAGATGGAAAGCAGTGGCAGACTGAAAGCCCATGTACAGAATCCTTACATACGGGCTGCTTCAAATGATGCACAGGAGGCCTCCAAAATGCTTCATCTTCTTTGCTCTAGCTTATTCCTAAGC ATTCCTGTATTTTTTATTCGCATGGTATGCCCTCGCATACACTTCACTCGTTCCCTCCTACTCATGCACTTGGGACCATTTTATATAGGAGACTTGTTGAAGTGGATACTGGTGAGTATAGTACAGTTTGGTGTTGGCAAACGATTCTATGTTGCAGCCTATAGGGCCCTGAGACATGGCTCTACAAATATGGATGTACTAGTTGTTCTTGGCACCACTGCATCATACGTCTACTCTGTATGTGCGCTTCTTTATGGTGCATTCACTGGATTTCATCCCCCGAAATATTTTGAGACAAGTGCCATGATAATCACATTTGTGCTATTTGGGAAATATCTTGAGGTGCTTGCtaaaggcagaacatcagacgCTATTAAGAAGCTTGTAGAGCTGGTCCCTGCTACAGCACTTTTGCTTCTGAAAGACAAAG GAAAGTATGCTGCAGAGAAGGAGATTGATGCATCCTTAATCCAACCTGGAGATGTCTTGAAAGTGCTCCCAGGTTCCAAGGTACCTGCTGATGGTACTGTTGTTTGGGGTACAAGTCATGTTGATGAGAGTATGGTAACTGGTGAATCTGCACCTATCTCCAAGGAAGTATCCAGTATAGTAATTGGAGGCACAATGAATTTACATGGAATCCTCCATATACAAGCAACTAAAGTAGGATCAGGGACAGTCTTGAGCCAGATAATCTCTCTTGTTGAAACTGCCCAGATGTCTAAGGCTCCTATTCAGAAGTTCGCTGATTAT GTGGCTGGCATTTTTGTTCCAATAGTTGTCACCTTGTCCTTGGTTACGTTCATTGCATG GTTTCTTTGCGGATCGTTGGGAGCATACCCAAATTCATGGGTTGATGAAACTAGCAATTGCTTTGTCTTCTCTCTCATGTTCTCCATCTCTGTTGTGGTGATAGCCTGCCCATGTGCTCTTGGTCTGGCAACGCCAACTGCTGTCATGGTAGCAACTGGAGTTGGGGCTAATCATGGGGTACTTGTAAAGGGTGGAGATGCACTGGAGAGGGCTCAGAATGTGAAATATGTTATATTTGATAAAACTGGGACACTGACACAAGGAAAGGCTACCGTAACATCGACGAAGGTATTCTCAGGAATTGATCTTGGAGACTTCCTTACTTTGGTAGCATCTGCAGAG GCAAGCAGTGAACATCCACTTGCAAAAGCTATATTGGATTACGCATTTCATTTCCATTTCTTTGGCAAACTCCCCTCATCAAAAGATGAcatcaagaaaagaaaacaacagaTATTATCCCAGTGGCTTCTGGAAGTAGCAGAATTTTCTGCCTTGCCTGGCAAAGGGGTTCAGTGTTTGATCAATGGGAAAAAAATCTTG GTGGGAAATCGTACTTTGATAACTGAAAATGGGATAAATATTCCTGAAGAAGCTGAAAGTTTCTTGGTAGACCTCGAACTGAACGCGAAGACAGGAGTTCTTGTAGCATATGACAGCGAACTCATTGGCTCAATTGGAATGACTGATCCCTTGAAAAGGGAGGCTGTTGTAGTTGTTGAAGGCCTAAAAAAGATGGGCATCTATCCAGTAATGGTTACAGGGGACAACTGGAGGACTGCACAAGCAGTTGCAAAGGAG GTTGGCATTGAGGATGTTAGAGCTGAGGTTATGCCTGCGGGAAAAGCTGATGTCGTACGTTCTCTCCAAAAGGATGGGAGTGTCGTTGCAATGGTTGGGGATGGCATCAATGACTCCCCAGCCCTAGCAGCAGCTGACGTCGGAATGGCCATTGGTGCAGGAACAGACATTGCAATTGAAGCAGCGGACTATGTGCTGGTGCGAAACAACCTTGAAGATGTCATCACAGCAATTGACCTCTCAAGGAAGACGTTCAGCCGAATCCGATGGAACTACTTCTTTGCCATGGCGTACAACATCATCGCTATCCCGGTTGCTGCTGGAGCACTCTTCCCATTCACCGGCCTCCAAATGCCACCTTGGCTGGCTGGTGCTTGCATGGCGTTCTCATCTGTTAGTGTAGTATGTTCCTCTCTGTGGTTGAGGAGATACAGAAAACCAAGGCTCACAACCCTGTTACAAATAACTGTAGAGTGA